The window ATTCCTTCATCGCTATCTGGTGATAGTCCGAGTAAGCGTCTAGGAAAGATAAGAtctcacacccggaggtggagtcgatTATCTGATCTATCCTAGGCAAAGGAAAAGGGTCTTTGGGGCATGCCTTGTTCAGGTTggtgtaatcaacacacatcctccattgaccattcttcttctttacaAGGACTGAGTTGGAAAGCCAGTCGGAGTGGAAGATTTCCTTTATGAAGCCTGTGGCTAAGAGCTTAGCTATTTCCTCTCCTATGGCCCTACGCCTCTCGTCATCGAAGCGGCGCAGTCGTTGCTGGACGGGCTTGGATCCTGGCAAAATGCGGAgctcgtgctcggcgacctcccttgggATGCCCGGCATGTCGGACGACTTCTCGGTAAAAGTGTCCTTGGCGCGGAGGAAGTTGACGAGTGCGAGTTCTTATTTGGCTGACAGCTGCGAGCCGATCCGGACTGTCTTGGTCGGGTCGGCGTCGTTGACCACGACCGACTTGGTTTCCTCGGTCGGGACGAAGGTGGGAGCCTGGCTGCGCTTGCCAGGATtggggcggcgctcggcggtggtggcgtgaAGCTAGCTGAGCTCCGCCGAGTTCGCGGTAGTGGTGGCGAGGTCGAAGTGCTCGCGACTGCTGATGTAGGCCTGCTCGAAGGAGCCGCTCATGTTGATGACACCATTCGGTCCTGGcagcttgagcttgaggtaggtgtagttgggtaCCGCCATGATCTTGGCGTAGGCGGGGCGCCCAAGGATGGTGTTGTACGTCCCCTTCCAATCTACCACCTCGAAACTGAGAGTCTTGGTGCGGTAGTTGGTCCTGCTACCAAACGTGACCGGCAGGTCGAGGTTGCCGAGCGGGTAGGCCTTCATGCCCGGCAAGATGCCATAGAAGGGGAAAAGAAAGGCTCGCAAGCAGGCCCGCAGGATCCCCATGGCATCGAGGGTATCGATGTagaggatgttgaggctgctgcccccgTCCATCAGCACCTTGGATAGTCACATGTTGCTGATGACGGGGCCGACAATGAGGGGGTAGCTTCCCAGTCAAAGAATGCTGACCAGGTGGTCGTCCTTGTCGAAGATGATGGGCGTGGACGCCCACTTTAGCTTCCTGGGGACGGTGCTCCTGGCGGAGTAGACTTCACAGAGTCGCACCTTCTACTGGCGTCTGGGGCAGTCGTCTTCCAGACCGCCGATGATGATAAGGCACTAGTCCACCTGGGGGAACGATTCCTCCACCGGCTTCTCCTTGTCCTGGTCGGCGGTAGGCTTTGTCGCAGTCGTCTCCGTTGGACTTGCCCATCCTGCGGAGAAAGCGTTTCATGAGGTCACAATCCTTAAACTTGTGACTCACTGGGTAGCCGTGGTTGGTGCACGGCTTCTCCAGGAGCTGGTCGAAGTGGTTGTTCCTGGGAGGGCGCTAATCTTGCCGATCGGCTGTCGTGACCTTGTTGACGGCGGGCGGTCAGTGGTTTTTCTTGTTATTCCTCCCCTCTCGGCCCACGAAGGGCCCATCAGGGTTGTCTCGTTTTGCCTTCGCCACGAGCTATTCCCGCACAAAGATGGctccaacagcctcctcgccggaggcGTGGTTGGTAGCGATGTCCAGGATCTCGCGAGTGGTACGCGGCTTCTGGCACCCTAGCTTGTGCACCAGGGTCTTGCAGGACGTTCGGTGAGGAAAGCGTTGATCACATCGGTGTCGACGACGTCAGGAAGTGAGTTGCACTGCTTCGAGAAGCGCCGGATGTAGTCCCGTAGGGACTCACCGGGCTCTTGTTTGCAACTATAGAGGTCCCAAGATTTGCCGGGTCGGACGTACGTGCCCTGAAAGTTTCCGACGAAAACTTTCCGGAGGTCCGCCCAACTGCCGATGGTGTCGGCAGGCAAGAACTTGAGCCAGGCACGAACGTTCTCCCCTAGGCAGATTGGGAGGTACTGGATGACGAACTGGTCATTGTTCGCTCCCCGGCCTGGCACGCGAGCCGGTAGTCTTCCAGCCATACGCCAGGGTTGGTTTCCCCGGTGTACTTCACAATGTTTGCCGGCGACCAGAAACGCTGGGGGAAGTGAGCCTTGTGGATCTCCTTGGTGAAGGTGCGCGGTCCCGGAGGGTCCGGGCTCGGGCTCCGGTTGTGGTCGACATCGGGGTCGCAGGGACATCCCCCTCGCCGGAGCGGCGAGCACACCGGGTTTGGAGCGCACACCCACGCGGTCGACGTCGGCATGATGCCACGCTTGTTGTCGGCCTTGAATCATGCCGCGCGCGTCGTAGTTGGGGCCGACGCGGCCGTGGATCGGCGGCCTCGGTGGGCGAGGAGCTGGTGCCGGCACAGGGGCCGGTGCTCCGCCTGCGTCGGCctacggcgccggcggggcacACTGCACCTCGGAGGGCACCTGACCCTGACGGCGGCCTGGTGGCGGTGCAGGGAGGAGCTTGCCACTTGTTGGACAGCGGCGAGCTCTACCACGTTTCTAACCTGGTGGTGGAGGTCCCTCTGCGCTGGATCTTGCGGCTTCGGCAGCGTCTGCAGAAGGATCGCCGATGCTGCGATGTTCTGGCCCGCGCGGAACTCTTGCGGGAGTTGCATGCGGGCGTCGTTCATGATGTCGCGGTTGACCTGTCGCACACGCTGCCGTGCGGACCCGGTGGGATTCCCTCCCTTCGACTCAGAGTGAGGTCGTAGGGGTGGGTCCACCGGCGGGGGCGTGTGCTCGGCCCTGGGACGAAGTTCCCCAGCATGAGCCTGCGCATTAGTGAGTGCCTGCGCGCGGTGATCCTGGGGGGTGTGCGTCGCTTGAGACGACACCACTTCTGGCGGCGGCTCACTGGGAGCGGCAGCCATGGTGCACACCCGACGCGGTGCGGATGCTCCCTCCAGGTAGTTGTCTCCCGTGCTGGAGGAGTCGCTCAGGGGATCCTCATAGCACATGAGGTCATGGACGGAGGCGGGGTAGCTCCCCGCCATGCCCACGAACTGGGGCGTGGGCTAGCGCCCACGCATGATCTTGTGTGTCACCCGGACGTAGGTGCCCGCGGAGTTGCGTAGGCTGAGCACAGGACACTCAGAGAACGTACATGGTGGCGGCATCGGAGGTCTTCCCGCGAGCTGCGGAGAGACATTGGCCAAGGAATAGAGGATCAAGTTGATGTCCTCGGCGGCCAGGTTGGACGCCATCATGAGCGTGATGCAGCGGAACACCGCGCGAGTAGGCTGTGAGGGCTTGCGCTTCCTGATGCGCCAGCAAATTGACCCCCAGCGCTTTAGTTTGGGAagcttgggaggaggagcggacTCCTCAGAGGCCGTCAGAGCGGCTTCCTCCTCACAGAGGCGGAGTGCACCGAGCTAGTCGGTGACAAACTCCAGACTTCCAAATTGGAAGTTCTGGGAAGGCGGGAACAATGGAGGTGCCCACAATCCATCGCGGGGGATCGCGGGGAACTCCAAAGAGCCAAAGCGGATCATCTCGCTCTGGCTCGCCGCTGGAGCGGCGAGTGGAGTGATGGAAACCATCCGATCGCCGAAGCAATGAACGCACAAggcgctccccacggacggcgccaaactgTCGACTCGAAAAATGGCCAACTatcaaactactcgattgctagTGTGTTGTGCGTtggatcggatatggtctagcacacaatgactcgaggatttagaatGGTTCGGGCTGGAGAATGTCATACATCTAGtatgggggtggtgttcttCCTCTATTGCTCTCAAGCccaggtgctcaaagttcagaggggagcttacaagccttCAAGCAGTATGTTCTCATGGAGTCGAACTCTCTCCTACGTggggggctttcccttttatagttcaaggtGGGGCCCCCTGTTTACATATATCTAACCTGGTGTCTTGGTCCCATCCGAGGGTCCTTCATCATCGTCAGTCGTCGGGCCCCGCCCGATCGGTCGGGAGTGGAGAGGCTTGTGTCAAGTTGATTTTCTTGGGCGACGGGTTGTCTAGCTGTTGTCCCGTCCCTGGTCAGTTGGGATGGCATGGCCACTCGATCGGTCGCTCGGAGGTCGTCTCCTATCCTGTCCGTTCGTaccagctcttccatctgtagCGCTGTCGCGCGTCCTTCCTAGCGTGGCTTCTGCCCAAAGGACGACACGCCCGTTGAGGGGTGCCCTACCATGGTCAGGTGGTGCTGCCCTGTCACACCCGCTGGCGTAATGGAGTGGTGTCCTGGAGAAGCCATCATTACGGCGTGGGAGGCGGAGCTCGTTGACGCTCTCTCCCACTGCGTCATGCAGCTTGCACGGCCAACACTGTACCCCTGTCAGGGGGTCCTGTGGATCACGCAGGCGTGGCATGTGGAGGGAGTGGGCAACGTGTGAGCCCGTACGGGGCCTGGCTTGACCGGCACGCCGGTTGTACGGGGCGGCGTTCTTGGAGCGCACGGCCCGGGTCGCTCGGTACGGCGCTGACCGGGGGCGTCCTAGGTCGGGAGGCCTCCACGTGTCCCTGGAGGGCCGGCCTCTGGTCACGTTTGGTGCTAAGGAATGGTAGCTGCCCGCACCAGTTCGTGGGCTGTGCCGAAGCGAGCCCAACAGGATGTGTGGGCCGTTACTGTTTAAGGCGGGCCCATTAGGGACCCTAGGTTTATACCCCCATCATCAggagaaatagggagagagtgaggagaaGCCGGAGAAACTGCAGGGCCagtcggcactcttctctgcttgtacctcgacggatgcttatcagTCTATAAGTGTTCGTGACTtcagtttcataatttacttCAAGTTCAGTTAGTAGTTTCATGTTTTTTACTAGATTTAGTGTGTACTTGTATTATAGTGGTTATCTCTAGTCTAAGACTCCTGATAGAGACGGATGCTCTTAGCCAAGATTAGAGTTAGTAAACGATAGTGTAGGCATGGTGCCTAGCCTAGACTTTACCATTTGATTGTTGTGCCTCCCATGGTTCGTAGAGTATCCTGAAGGTGGTGACCCTGTTTAATgccatcgtaatcctccacgtttggtTGCATGATTCTTAGTTTGATCTTACCTATGTCAGAACTTCTGGTTTGACTAGGCGAAGCCGGCACCTGACGTTTACAGCTGATTCTTAGTCTGATCTTACCTTGAATCTGAATAGTCCTATCTACCCATTGATCCTACTGATGTCGTGttcttggatgagcctgaaccttaGATATTGTACTCACatttccttggattcgataacccttggaatactctgaggtgaaagctacagcggtatccgcacgcttgagaattcttttgtgagATTCAGCATACCCGTGGCtgctttctggcgccattgctagTTAATCTAGTAGCGACATTAGGAAATGCCAACAAACGTACGAGCTTATTCCTGAGTTCGAGAGTGAGTGGCGcaaagctcaagttaatctaactgaaattattgaagacccgaaccaaagttcagaagagcctaAGGCTAGCTTTGCTCGGGATGGAAAGCCACAAAGCATGAACCCTATTTTCAATCTATGTAACTTTtttatatttctatttactTGTGAATTTGAGTTTATAGGAGTttattgaaaccttagttgcatgatcctagataCCTATGAGAtgaatactagtatgtgtaggtcgctagattgctatgctaataggattcgataaaagtcgagtgattgacTGTCACTCGTGAGATATAGGAGTTCTTTGCTAACATATGTTGGAATCATAAGGTCGATGGGCTGGGCTTCGTATGATACCCTTGTTGATGATTGATGACCCGTCAATATagcaaaaatggctaaggtcaaAATTTGCCAtagtggtggttaagttttttgaatgtactaaccacatgccaagaatatggtaatcggtaagtttAAGTATCTGACTGGATCAGGACGTGGACTTCTCCCCACTCTCTTGCTCCTTGCCTATGTGGCCGCATGGTGACTGCAAAGTTGGCTCTCTACTCAAGGGGGGCGAGCCCTTTTCGACGAAACGAGAATTGATGGGAAAAGTTTGTCGTGTAACTCTGGGGGTAACCatgtgacgtgtgtttaggtttGCCTGTaaggttaagaaattcgattcgaatcatctgTTTCTCACAGCCATTGAGATTGCTTGACCCTTTTTATCGCATAGAGTAAGAAGAGAAACAATGATGACAGTGACTAATATTGTTGTATGTTTAATTTAATTCCACCATGTGTTATCTGGATAGTTGcttacttagaatggttaaacAAACTAGAACTAGATGCTAAaccttgaaagtaaggactcactcttagatgctttttggcaaaaacTAACCCTTCaaaccaaaagccttgcatattTAGGAGTCAGCTAAGTATATTCCACAAGTCGGATAAGCcctactgagtattagtatacccaGCCTTGCTTGTAACTTTTTTCAGGTGAAAATTTTGAGGATATGGTtcctagtttgacttggccgtgtacacTTCCTCCTGGTTGGTCAGTGGAATGGGATGCGTCCCCGACCAATGATTGTGACGGGTGATGTCATGTATGGGCTTTATCATAATGTCATGTATCATCGTTAGAACTATCGCTTTTATTTCCACTGCACTGTTGAACTCTGAAGTACATGTCTTATGAaattgaacttggtttgtaataataataattaatattGGACTCTGTGATATAAAAAAACTGTGGAATGTTGTAAACTCTAGACTCACCTTCATTTGAGTAATTTGTATTCCTTGTTTCGATCGAAATTCCAGTGGTTGAATCAGGATGTTACCCGACATACTGTCAggttactccgttttaagtgcgtgttcgCCCGAATTGCCTTTTCAGTGATGGTGATGGTAAGCGCACTTAAACCGGATTGTCTCCATTGCCCTCAGCCTGTCGGTCGGCCCGGGCGCCCAGAGGTGTGGTATGTACTCTTAGAACATATCTTTCGATAGTTTGACGAGCTCTTCATCAATGATACACTTGCTGAATTCATTGCAAAGTCTTTCATCGGCGTCTTGTGGGACACTTTTCTCCGCTTATCTTTTTTATATCATATTCTTTTTTTGGCGGAGTGGGAGCACTCGACGAGGCCTCTACGATTAATTTGGGCAGTTCTGGCACACCCTCAGTTCAAGTCTACTCGTGTTTACCATTCATCGCCCTTGGTCTATCAGCATGAACCTTTCGCTTGACCTTCACCTCATGCCGTCGGCCGTCCCATCGCATCATGCGCCTGCAAATCACAAGTTAAGAGATAAATCAAATCCATACAATATTGTCAATCATTCATTCATTATCTAAGAGTGACCACTATTAATTCTCACCGGATGCTTCTGCAAATGTGTTGTTGACTTCTTAACGTTTAATTTAGTGTCAGTAAACATCAGTTGCTCGGTATAAATGCTACCTGCAAGTGCCAGGATACGCCGGAACTGGAGGAGGAAACATGGAAATTTTGAATGACACGTTGCGGGCTGGACTCCGCACAATAAGGTACTGTAATGGAGAAGGGAGGTTCGGTGTGTGGTCATGTGAGAACTGAAGTAGTGTTTGGTCAAGTTTCTCCTTCTGATCAGTGCTAGGAATAAGGGAGAATAGAATTGCGAAACAGATGCAAATAGATGGTCAGTAAGCAGCATCTAGAAAATTCgtagaatctttttttttttgcgaggaaagAAAATTCGTAGAATCTGATGCTGATATTTATCAAAAGGAGCATGTTTGCACCTAAAAAGTGGCACGGTTAGGAGGACTGGTCAGATCTATCCCCAAAACCAGTCATACCGGTTTATTCAAGTTGCTTAAAGGTAAAATGGACTTCACCATTATATAGATCTCATCGAGACGATTAAGATGCATATGTGGAACATTCGATTTGGACTTCGTATGAGAGAGATATAGCTTTGGTAAGTATTGCACCCCGCGGCAGATAAGTCAGACCGGTTCACAGGGGCGATCAAACCGGTTTAGGTCAGTAAAATTCATGCAGAAGTTGTATTTTGGGAAGAGATTTGGTAGGGTTTTGACCCTATTCAGGAAAAGACCTCCCCTCTCCATAAATATAAGGGTACcctaaatataaagggtcacggccgattgagttGATCCAATCAAATCTACTAAACACATTTATCTTTTTACCTTCTTTCTCTTCCCTAATTTTTTCCAACCTCAATATGACATTTGTTAGATAtttaggcaattttcggtatattttaattccaaaattaaatgtataaactagcaatatttctatgactttaaggagtaaaataaaacatgtgaacatgtttatccttatcacacatataagcataaacaatataaataaccaaagtttcagggagtaccctgaagcggggccgttgccggaggcattggctgcgctgttaccaactggagtagacatctactcggttggcctcagtcgaagtagtcgaactaaatcggtgcaggaagaagttcgcagtgcagtcccgcgaacggtcaccaagatgtagtcgacgtagtcgttcggccaccagaatctagtcgacgtagtcgttcggctcgtccaccaggaagtagtcgtacaatcgggcaaagccttagtatttttgagcagtcacgctaaagcgttacccaaaaacctgattgcccgcctatcccgtgcaggatctcaaggcgagcaaggtttcggaggcctgctcacgctaattc is drawn from Panicum virgatum strain AP13 chromosome 1N, P.virgatum_v5, whole genome shotgun sequence and contains these coding sequences:
- the LOC120653507 gene encoding uncharacterized protein LOC120653507, with translation MDGGSSLNILYIDTLDAMGILRACLRAFLFPFYGILPGMKAYPLGNLDLPVTFGSRTNYRTKTLSFEVVDWKGTYNTILGRPAYAKIMAVPNYTYLKLKLPGPNGVINMSGSFEQAYISSREHFDLATTTANSAELS